From Homalodisca vitripennis isolate AUS2020 chromosome 1, UT_GWSS_2.1, whole genome shotgun sequence, the proteins below share one genomic window:
- the LOC124360068 gene encoding uncharacterized protein LOC124360068 isoform X2 → MLGDVSFQFEELRAALYNRRYEQLEALRIQQEIQNDVNVRQQHQEDQITDEDDISSPEKDGDVPTSGEKDTNVTPVKTQMQKSVTPEPTYEQHLQSPVPSSKGFECKTAPLEANTSLFHCQSFTVNTKEAMNVVQEMWNSPSPAPGFGKNSRSSRVFPVSPVALDESGVFKVPPVPPAPCRADEGDPAGASKLPTPCFPIYCDDEPAPAPASAPSLTPASSQPFQIYSDDMEPEPQPTKENVVDSENIQNLNQAENVPLPLPPFHPMTKQPMSQFGRVHPPGTDAATLKMLAFDSDDSCDEMPMPNRKTAENFKPQHPLLGSNNIPTVSVTAPTPVIEKHQKTFEEGMISHPIFQDEDKYDDMTCNTKAFDFVLPSSTPLVGHLKSANNHQASKQNINGSYIAEDVKKCGTNTKQELSMIFEASKERYSSSSGSSGSKTQASVCTAPNTSLPPAQVQTELREKLAQISANKSLEELEESVGLLNISGPVDPFCTELINQLLSHIGYPKKHHLIGLHRFENDAPILNCNSTVKLGNTKYSLIGELGKGSYARVLKATRDGQPVALKQQRPAWQWEWYIVQELQSRLPPTKMGGYLHMSNGYIYKNGSILESEWAQYGSILSVVSKLKIAGKGLDIHLAMIFSIQMISIVEHLHKCKIIHGDIKPDNFVLHSIPSADVTVPCLKLIDFGRSIDMTLFPEGTTFTKVVTTDGFQCNEMKEGRPWTYQTDLYGLAGSIYCVLFYDYMKVVKKGKKWELSTKIPRYMKPTVWQELFTPLLNVESCENIPDLSALREILEKPYRTMELSTVNQSINTLRNILLNK, encoded by the exons TTGAAGCATTGAGAATACAACAGGAAATTCAGAATGATGTGAATGTCAGGCAACAGCACCAGGAAGACCAGATAACTGATGAAGATGATATTTCCAGTCCAGAAAAAGATGGAGATGTTCCTACCAGTGGTGAGAAAGAT ACTAACGTAACTCCAGTGAAAACACAGATGCAGAAGTCCGTTACACCTGAGCCAACATATGAGCAGCATTTGCAAAGTCCAGTTCCCTCATCCAAG GGTTTTGAGTGTAAGACTGCACCATTGGAGGCGAACACGTCTTTGTTCCATTGCCAATCATTCACTGTCAACACAAAAGAGGCGATGAACGTTGTCCAGGAGATGTGGAACAGTCCATCTCCTGCCCCAG GATTTGGAAAAAATTCAAGATCTTCTAGAGTTTTTCCAGTGTCTCCAGTAGCACTGGACGAGTCAGGAGTTTTCAAAGTGCCACCTGTTCCACCTGCTCCTTGTCGGGCTGATGAGGGAGATCCAGCTGGAGCCTCGAAGCTACCGACTCCATGTTTCCCGATCTATTGTGATGATGAACCAGCTCCTGCCCCTGCCTCTGCCCCATCCTTGACACCTGCTTCATCACAACCTTTCCAGATATATTCTGATGACATGGAACCTGAACCACAACCTACAAAAGAGAATGTTGTGGattctgaaaatattcaaaaCCTCAACCAAGCTGAAAACGTTCCTTTGCCACTCCCACCTTTTCATCCCATGACTAAACAGCCTATGTCACAGTTTGGAAGAGTGCATCCACCAGGCACTGATGCTGCCACTCTGAAGATGTTGGCTTTCGATTCAGATGATTCTTGTGATGAGATGCCGATGCCAAATAGAAAAACAGCAGAAAATTTCAAACCACAGCACCCATTGTTGGGATCGAACAACATTCCCACAGTGTCTGTCACAGCCCCAACACCGGTTATTGAGAAACATCAGAAAACATTTGAGGAAGGCATGATTTCACATCCAATATTTCAAGATGAG GATAAATATGATGACATGACATGCAACACAAAGGCATTTGATTTTGTACTTCCATCTTCAACACCTCTGGTTGGCCATTTGAAATCAGCAAACAATCATCAGGCTTCAAAACAAAACATCAATGG ATCATATATTGCTGAAGACGTTAAAAAGTGTGGTACAAACACAAAGCAAGAGTTAAGTATGATATTTGAAGCATCCAAAGAGAGGTACAGTAGTTCTTCTGGGAGCAGTGGCAGTAAGACCCAAGCTTCTGTGTGTACAGCTCCAAACACAAGTTTACCACCAGCTCAGGTCCAAACAGAACTCAGGGAGAAATTGGCTCAAATATCTGCCAACAAGTCATTAG AAGAATTGGAGGAAAGTGTTGGCTTGCTGAACATCTCGGGTCCAGTGGATCCATTTTGCACGGAGCTGATCAATCAACTACTATCTCACATAGGATATCCCAAGAAACATCACCTGATTGGATTGCACAGGTTTGAGAATGATGCGCCCATCCTCAACTGCAATTCAACAGTAAAACTGG GGAACACAAAGTACTCTCTGATCGGCGAGCTGGGCAAGGGGTCATATGCCAGAGTACTGAAGGCCACTAGGGATGGTCAACCTGTTGCCCTTAAGCAGCAAAGACCTGCCTGGCAATGGGAGTGGTATATCGTACAGGAGCTACAGAGTCGCCTCCCTCCGACCAAG atGGGTGGCTATTTGCACATGAGCAAtggttacatttataaaaatggcAGTATTTTGGAATCAGAGTGGGCACAGTATGGTTCAATTCTTTCAGTTGTCAGTAAACTGAAAATTGCTGGG AAAGGCCTTGATATTCACTTAGCTATGATCTTCTCCATCCAGATGATCTCAATTGTAGAACACCTCCACAAGTGTAAGATTATTCATGGAGACATCAAACCTGACAACTTTGTTCTCCACTCTAT CCCATCTGCGGATGTGACAGTACCTTGTCTGAAGCTGATAGATTTTGGCCGCAGTATTGACATGACTTTGTTTCCCGAGGGAACAACTTTCACAAAAGTGGTCACGACTGACGGCTTTCAGTGTAATGAAATGAAGGAAGGTCGCCCTTGGACTTATCAG ACTGACCTATACGGCTTGGCTGGAAGCATTTACTGTGTCCTGTTTTATGACTACATGAAGGTGGTCAAGAAAGGCAAGAAATGGGAGCTCAGCACTAAGATTCCAAG ATACATGAAGCCAACAGTATGGCAGGAATTGTTTACGCCACTGCTGAATGTGGAGTCGTGCGAAAACATCCCCGATCTGTCTGCATTGCGAGAAATTTTAGAAAAACCTTATAGGACTATGGAACTCTCCACTGTCAACCAGTCTATCAACACACTGAGGAATATTTTGTTGAACAAATGA
- the LOC124360068 gene encoding uncharacterized protein LOC124360068 isoform X1 yields the protein MLGDVSFQFEELRAALYNRRYEQLEALRIQQEIQNDVNVRQQHQEDQITDEDDISSPEKDGDVPTSGEKDTNVTPVKTQMQKSVTPEPTYEQHLQSPVPSSKVLVQTGINSEICIEDKLKSPFQVQNINKLGFECKTAPLEANTSLFHCQSFTVNTKEAMNVVQEMWNSPSPAPGFGKNSRSSRVFPVSPVALDESGVFKVPPVPPAPCRADEGDPAGASKLPTPCFPIYCDDEPAPAPASAPSLTPASSQPFQIYSDDMEPEPQPTKENVVDSENIQNLNQAENVPLPLPPFHPMTKQPMSQFGRVHPPGTDAATLKMLAFDSDDSCDEMPMPNRKTAENFKPQHPLLGSNNIPTVSVTAPTPVIEKHQKTFEEGMISHPIFQDEDKYDDMTCNTKAFDFVLPSSTPLVGHLKSANNHQASKQNINGSYIAEDVKKCGTNTKQELSMIFEASKERYSSSSGSSGSKTQASVCTAPNTSLPPAQVQTELREKLAQISANKSLEELEESVGLLNISGPVDPFCTELINQLLSHIGYPKKHHLIGLHRFENDAPILNCNSTVKLGNTKYSLIGELGKGSYARVLKATRDGQPVALKQQRPAWQWEWYIVQELQSRLPPTKMGGYLHMSNGYIYKNGSILESEWAQYGSILSVVSKLKIAGKGLDIHLAMIFSIQMISIVEHLHKCKIIHGDIKPDNFVLHSIPSADVTVPCLKLIDFGRSIDMTLFPEGTTFTKVVTTDGFQCNEMKEGRPWTYQTDLYGLAGSIYCVLFYDYMKVVKKGKKWELSTKIPRYMKPTVWQELFTPLLNVESCENIPDLSALREILEKPYRTMELSTVNQSINTLRNILLNK from the exons TTGAAGCATTGAGAATACAACAGGAAATTCAGAATGATGTGAATGTCAGGCAACAGCACCAGGAAGACCAGATAACTGATGAAGATGATATTTCCAGTCCAGAAAAAGATGGAGATGTTCCTACCAGTGGTGAGAAAGAT ACTAACGTAACTCCAGTGAAAACACAGATGCAGAAGTCCGTTACACCTGAGCCAACATATGAGCAGCATTTGCAAAGTCCAGTTCCCTCATCCAAG GTACTTGTACAGACTGGTATTAACTCTGAAATATGTATTGAAGACAAATTAAAATCTCCTTTTcaagttcaaaatattaataaactg GGTTTTGAGTGTAAGACTGCACCATTGGAGGCGAACACGTCTTTGTTCCATTGCCAATCATTCACTGTCAACACAAAAGAGGCGATGAACGTTGTCCAGGAGATGTGGAACAGTCCATCTCCTGCCCCAG GATTTGGAAAAAATTCAAGATCTTCTAGAGTTTTTCCAGTGTCTCCAGTAGCACTGGACGAGTCAGGAGTTTTCAAAGTGCCACCTGTTCCACCTGCTCCTTGTCGGGCTGATGAGGGAGATCCAGCTGGAGCCTCGAAGCTACCGACTCCATGTTTCCCGATCTATTGTGATGATGAACCAGCTCCTGCCCCTGCCTCTGCCCCATCCTTGACACCTGCTTCATCACAACCTTTCCAGATATATTCTGATGACATGGAACCTGAACCACAACCTACAAAAGAGAATGTTGTGGattctgaaaatattcaaaaCCTCAACCAAGCTGAAAACGTTCCTTTGCCACTCCCACCTTTTCATCCCATGACTAAACAGCCTATGTCACAGTTTGGAAGAGTGCATCCACCAGGCACTGATGCTGCCACTCTGAAGATGTTGGCTTTCGATTCAGATGATTCTTGTGATGAGATGCCGATGCCAAATAGAAAAACAGCAGAAAATTTCAAACCACAGCACCCATTGTTGGGATCGAACAACATTCCCACAGTGTCTGTCACAGCCCCAACACCGGTTATTGAGAAACATCAGAAAACATTTGAGGAAGGCATGATTTCACATCCAATATTTCAAGATGAG GATAAATATGATGACATGACATGCAACACAAAGGCATTTGATTTTGTACTTCCATCTTCAACACCTCTGGTTGGCCATTTGAAATCAGCAAACAATCATCAGGCTTCAAAACAAAACATCAATGG ATCATATATTGCTGAAGACGTTAAAAAGTGTGGTACAAACACAAAGCAAGAGTTAAGTATGATATTTGAAGCATCCAAAGAGAGGTACAGTAGTTCTTCTGGGAGCAGTGGCAGTAAGACCCAAGCTTCTGTGTGTACAGCTCCAAACACAAGTTTACCACCAGCTCAGGTCCAAACAGAACTCAGGGAGAAATTGGCTCAAATATCTGCCAACAAGTCATTAG AAGAATTGGAGGAAAGTGTTGGCTTGCTGAACATCTCGGGTCCAGTGGATCCATTTTGCACGGAGCTGATCAATCAACTACTATCTCACATAGGATATCCCAAGAAACATCACCTGATTGGATTGCACAGGTTTGAGAATGATGCGCCCATCCTCAACTGCAATTCAACAGTAAAACTGG GGAACACAAAGTACTCTCTGATCGGCGAGCTGGGCAAGGGGTCATATGCCAGAGTACTGAAGGCCACTAGGGATGGTCAACCTGTTGCCCTTAAGCAGCAAAGACCTGCCTGGCAATGGGAGTGGTATATCGTACAGGAGCTACAGAGTCGCCTCCCTCCGACCAAG atGGGTGGCTATTTGCACATGAGCAAtggttacatttataaaaatggcAGTATTTTGGAATCAGAGTGGGCACAGTATGGTTCAATTCTTTCAGTTGTCAGTAAACTGAAAATTGCTGGG AAAGGCCTTGATATTCACTTAGCTATGATCTTCTCCATCCAGATGATCTCAATTGTAGAACACCTCCACAAGTGTAAGATTATTCATGGAGACATCAAACCTGACAACTTTGTTCTCCACTCTAT CCCATCTGCGGATGTGACAGTACCTTGTCTGAAGCTGATAGATTTTGGCCGCAGTATTGACATGACTTTGTTTCCCGAGGGAACAACTTTCACAAAAGTGGTCACGACTGACGGCTTTCAGTGTAATGAAATGAAGGAAGGTCGCCCTTGGACTTATCAG ACTGACCTATACGGCTTGGCTGGAAGCATTTACTGTGTCCTGTTTTATGACTACATGAAGGTGGTCAAGAAAGGCAAGAAATGGGAGCTCAGCACTAAGATTCCAAG ATACATGAAGCCAACAGTATGGCAGGAATTGTTTACGCCACTGCTGAATGTGGAGTCGTGCGAAAACATCCCCGATCTGTCTGCATTGCGAGAAATTTTAGAAAAACCTTATAGGACTATGGAACTCTCCACTGTCAACCAGTCTATCAACACACTGAGGAATATTTTGTTGAACAAATGA
- the LOC124360068 gene encoding uncharacterized protein LOC124360068 isoform X3, producing the protein MLGDVSFQFEELRAALYNRRYEQLEALRIQQEIQNDVNVRQQHQEDQITDEDDISSPEKDGDVPTSGEKDTNVTPVKTQMQKSVTPEPTYEQHLQSPVPSSKVLVQTGINSEICIEDKLKSPFQVQNINKLGFECKTAPLEANTSLFHCQSFTVNTKEAMNVVQEMWNSPSPAPGFGKNSRSSRVFPVSPVALDESGVFKVPPVPPAPCRADEGDPAGASKLPTPCFPIYCDDEPAPAPASAPSLTPASSQPFQIYSDDMEPEPQPTKENVVDSENIQNLNQAENVPLPLPPFHPMTKQPMSQFGRVHPPGTDAATLKMLAFDSDDSCDEMPMPNRKTAENFKPQHPLLGSNNIPTVSVTAPTPVIEKHQKTFEEGMISHPIFQDEDKYDDMTCNTKAFDFVLPSSTPLVGHLKSANNHQASKQNINGSYIAEDVKKCGTNTKQELSMIFEASKERYSSSSGSSGSKTQASVCTAPNTSLPPAQVQTELREKLAQISANKSLEELEESVGLLNISGPVDPFCTELINQLLSHIGYPKKHHLIGLHRFENDAPILNCNSTVKLGNTKYSLIGELGKGSYARVLKATRDGQPVALKQQRPAWQWEWYIVQELQSRLPPTKMGGYLHMSNGYIYKNGSILESEWAQYGSILSVVSKLKIAGKGLDIHLAMIFSIQMISIVEHLHKCKIIHGDIKPDNFVLHSIPSADVTVPCLKLIDFGRSIDMTLFPEGTTFTKVVTTDGFQCNEMKEGRPWTYQTDLYGLAGSIYCVLFYDYMKVVRYLLIPVSLCVL; encoded by the exons TTGAAGCATTGAGAATACAACAGGAAATTCAGAATGATGTGAATGTCAGGCAACAGCACCAGGAAGACCAGATAACTGATGAAGATGATATTTCCAGTCCAGAAAAAGATGGAGATGTTCCTACCAGTGGTGAGAAAGAT ACTAACGTAACTCCAGTGAAAACACAGATGCAGAAGTCCGTTACACCTGAGCCAACATATGAGCAGCATTTGCAAAGTCCAGTTCCCTCATCCAAG GTACTTGTACAGACTGGTATTAACTCTGAAATATGTATTGAAGACAAATTAAAATCTCCTTTTcaagttcaaaatattaataaactg GGTTTTGAGTGTAAGACTGCACCATTGGAGGCGAACACGTCTTTGTTCCATTGCCAATCATTCACTGTCAACACAAAAGAGGCGATGAACGTTGTCCAGGAGATGTGGAACAGTCCATCTCCTGCCCCAG GATTTGGAAAAAATTCAAGATCTTCTAGAGTTTTTCCAGTGTCTCCAGTAGCACTGGACGAGTCAGGAGTTTTCAAAGTGCCACCTGTTCCACCTGCTCCTTGTCGGGCTGATGAGGGAGATCCAGCTGGAGCCTCGAAGCTACCGACTCCATGTTTCCCGATCTATTGTGATGATGAACCAGCTCCTGCCCCTGCCTCTGCCCCATCCTTGACACCTGCTTCATCACAACCTTTCCAGATATATTCTGATGACATGGAACCTGAACCACAACCTACAAAAGAGAATGTTGTGGattctgaaaatattcaaaaCCTCAACCAAGCTGAAAACGTTCCTTTGCCACTCCCACCTTTTCATCCCATGACTAAACAGCCTATGTCACAGTTTGGAAGAGTGCATCCACCAGGCACTGATGCTGCCACTCTGAAGATGTTGGCTTTCGATTCAGATGATTCTTGTGATGAGATGCCGATGCCAAATAGAAAAACAGCAGAAAATTTCAAACCACAGCACCCATTGTTGGGATCGAACAACATTCCCACAGTGTCTGTCACAGCCCCAACACCGGTTATTGAGAAACATCAGAAAACATTTGAGGAAGGCATGATTTCACATCCAATATTTCAAGATGAG GATAAATATGATGACATGACATGCAACACAAAGGCATTTGATTTTGTACTTCCATCTTCAACACCTCTGGTTGGCCATTTGAAATCAGCAAACAATCATCAGGCTTCAAAACAAAACATCAATGG ATCATATATTGCTGAAGACGTTAAAAAGTGTGGTACAAACACAAAGCAAGAGTTAAGTATGATATTTGAAGCATCCAAAGAGAGGTACAGTAGTTCTTCTGGGAGCAGTGGCAGTAAGACCCAAGCTTCTGTGTGTACAGCTCCAAACACAAGTTTACCACCAGCTCAGGTCCAAACAGAACTCAGGGAGAAATTGGCTCAAATATCTGCCAACAAGTCATTAG AAGAATTGGAGGAAAGTGTTGGCTTGCTGAACATCTCGGGTCCAGTGGATCCATTTTGCACGGAGCTGATCAATCAACTACTATCTCACATAGGATATCCCAAGAAACATCACCTGATTGGATTGCACAGGTTTGAGAATGATGCGCCCATCCTCAACTGCAATTCAACAGTAAAACTGG GGAACACAAAGTACTCTCTGATCGGCGAGCTGGGCAAGGGGTCATATGCCAGAGTACTGAAGGCCACTAGGGATGGTCAACCTGTTGCCCTTAAGCAGCAAAGACCTGCCTGGCAATGGGAGTGGTATATCGTACAGGAGCTACAGAGTCGCCTCCCTCCGACCAAG atGGGTGGCTATTTGCACATGAGCAAtggttacatttataaaaatggcAGTATTTTGGAATCAGAGTGGGCACAGTATGGTTCAATTCTTTCAGTTGTCAGTAAACTGAAAATTGCTGGG AAAGGCCTTGATATTCACTTAGCTATGATCTTCTCCATCCAGATGATCTCAATTGTAGAACACCTCCACAAGTGTAAGATTATTCATGGAGACATCAAACCTGACAACTTTGTTCTCCACTCTAT CCCATCTGCGGATGTGACAGTACCTTGTCTGAAGCTGATAGATTTTGGCCGCAGTATTGACATGACTTTGTTTCCCGAGGGAACAACTTTCACAAAAGTGGTCACGACTGACGGCTTTCAGTGTAATGAAATGAAGGAAGGTCGCCCTTGGACTTATCAG ACTGACCTATACGGCTTGGCTGGAAGCATTTACTGTGTCCTGTTTTATGACTACATGAAGGTGGTCAGATATTTACTTATTCCTGTAAGCCTATGTGTACTATAA